One genomic region from Haloprofundus salinisoli encodes:
- a CDS encoding DUF7504 family protein → METVFDEASSILLLSPSLGEGESDTCIELLHPDDVDKNALWVSYTKSPDAQLRRWRTHSEHPPASVGVVSVGDSMRSVSAPAPAGAGDQELNAGVETVANPNDLTGLGISITEHLSRWEDNGNRTVVCVDSLTAMLQYVELQTAYEFLHVLTGRLYATGAVAHFHMDPGAHDEQTVESIVSLCDAVVELRDGGRHVRCR, encoded by the coding sequence ATGGAGACCGTGTTCGACGAAGCGTCGAGCATCCTCCTTTTATCCCCGTCGCTCGGTGAAGGCGAGAGCGACACGTGTATCGAGCTGTTACACCCCGACGACGTCGACAAGAACGCGCTGTGGGTGTCGTACACGAAGTCGCCGGACGCGCAACTGCGCCGGTGGCGAACCCACAGCGAGCACCCGCCGGCGAGCGTCGGCGTCGTCAGCGTTGGCGACTCGATGCGCTCTGTCAGCGCACCGGCCCCGGCGGGAGCGGGCGACCAGGAACTCAACGCGGGCGTCGAAACCGTCGCCAACCCGAACGACCTCACGGGACTCGGCATCAGCATCACCGAGCATCTGAGTCGCTGGGAGGACAACGGCAACCGGACCGTCGTCTGCGTCGACTCGTTGACGGCGATGCTGCAGTACGTCGAGCTCCAGACGGCCTACGAGTTCCTCCACGTCCTCACCGGTCGACTGTATGCCACCGGCGCCGTCGCGCACTTCCACATGGACCCCGGCGCACACGACGAACAGACCGTCGAGAGCATCGTCTCGCTCTGCGACGCCGTCGTCGAGCTCCGCGACGGCGGCCGACACGTCAGGTGTCGCTGA
- a CDS encoding HVO_0234 family beta-propeller protein gives MPTIDEKRVYADKTGKTELFVAAALGVVVVDVSDDRIGGFGIDRRCTALDVATDGSRVAVATDDAVLLDGDGEGFEEMGFGSAVAVGFDGEALLAADESGRVARRPVDAADDSRTWTVVGEVENPQAMDGALVAAADGVYRVDGEGLSHVGLDDARDVSAAGVPLAATGSGLYALGNGWMEALSGSFRVVASDGRRAHAVGDGRVFSRTEENEWETVDVPVDDLVAGVAYGPATYAVTEAGTLLLDVGDGWRSQTLGLDGIAGVGVRFTEE, from the coding sequence ATGCCAACCATCGACGAGAAGCGAGTCTACGCCGACAAAACCGGCAAGACGGAGCTGTTCGTCGCCGCGGCGCTCGGCGTCGTCGTCGTCGACGTCTCCGACGACCGAATCGGCGGCTTCGGCATCGACCGCCGGTGCACGGCGCTCGACGTCGCCACCGACGGCAGCCGAGTCGCCGTCGCCACCGACGACGCGGTGCTCCTCGACGGCGACGGCGAAGGGTTCGAGGAGATGGGATTCGGGTCGGCCGTCGCCGTCGGCTTCGACGGCGAGGCGCTGCTCGCCGCCGACGAATCCGGTCGCGTCGCGCGCCGCCCCGTCGACGCGGCGGACGATTCGAGGACGTGGACAGTCGTGGGCGAAGTCGAGAACCCGCAAGCGATGGACGGCGCGCTCGTCGCGGCCGCCGACGGCGTCTACCGGGTCGACGGCGAGGGGCTCTCGCACGTCGGTCTCGACGACGCCCGCGACGTGTCGGCGGCGGGCGTCCCGCTGGCGGCGACCGGCTCCGGCCTCTACGCGCTCGGAAACGGCTGGATGGAGGCGCTCTCGGGGTCGTTCCGCGTCGTGGCGAGCGACGGGCGGCGCGCCCACGCCGTCGGCGACGGTCGCGTCTTCTCGCGCACGGAGGAGAACGAGTGGGAGACCGTCGACGTGCCCGTCGACGACCTCGTCGCCGGCGTAGCCTACGGTCCGGCGACGTACGCCGTCACCGAGGCGGGGACGCTGCTTCTGGACGTCGGCGACGGCTGGCGCTCGCAGACGCTCGGCCTCGACGGCATCGCGGGCGTCGGCGTCCGTTTCACCGAGGAGTGA
- a CDS encoding ParA family protein translates to MADTVCAALVGATGGAGTTRTALELAATLANDGRDVAILDAAFATQGLADYFDGRLRPDMTRLLVDPETSLDAGLVECSLPERVPGRVACVPASAPFERLARAKTAEAARRFEARIAEAGDAFDHVLLDVPPVAANQAIAAADAAQRVVTVAPATDRGAEANRRIRDRLADLGIETHATLATRGRFEAADAFVPATDAPFPASLDTAGTFAPTVAHAAETTVTAELDLEFEEQSVLDSVDGYLPSSLRRLTK, encoded by the coding sequence ATGGCTGACACGGTCTGCGCTGCGCTCGTCGGGGCGACCGGCGGCGCGGGAACGACGCGGACGGCGCTCGAACTGGCGGCGACGCTCGCAAACGACGGACGCGACGTGGCGATACTCGACGCCGCCTTCGCGACACAGGGGTTGGCGGACTACTTCGACGGTCGACTCCGCCCCGACATGACGAGGCTTCTGGTCGACCCCGAGACGTCGCTCGACGCCGGCCTCGTCGAGTGTTCGCTCCCCGAGCGGGTTCCCGGTCGCGTCGCCTGCGTTCCGGCCAGTGCGCCGTTCGAACGTCTCGCCCGCGCGAAGACAGCCGAGGCGGCCCGCCGGTTCGAGGCACGCATCGCCGAGGCCGGCGACGCCTTCGACCACGTCCTCCTCGACGTCCCCCCGGTCGCCGCCAATCAGGCGATCGCGGCCGCCGACGCCGCACAACGAGTCGTCACCGTCGCCCCCGCGACCGACCGCGGCGCGGAAGCGAACCGCCGTATCCGCGACAGACTCGCCGACCTCGGCATCGAGACGCACGCGACGCTCGCCACTCGCGGGCGGTTCGAGGCTGCCGACGCGTTCGTCCCCGCCACCGACGCGCCGTTTCCGGCGTCGCTCGACACCGCCGGGACGTTCGCGCCGACGGTCGCACACGCCGCCGAGACGACGGTGACGGCGGAACTCGACCTCGAATTCGAAGAGCAGAGCGTTCTCGACAGCGTCGACGGCTATCTTCCGTCGTCGCTGCGGCGGTTGACGAAGTAG
- the glnA gene encoding type I glutamate--ammonia ligase — MTDENVSPDGGLSAEAQGVIDEIEEQNVDFLRLQFTDILGTVKNVAVPASQAEKAFTEGIYFDGSSIEGFVRIQESDMRLKPDPSTFAILPWRQREEGASARLICDVINTSTGEPFKGDPRYVLKQAIARAEEMGYDINAAPEPEFFLFEEDEEGRATTKTNDAGGYFDLAPKDLASDVRRDIIYGLESMGFEIEASHHEVAEGQHEINFTYDDALTTADNVGTFRTVVRAIAAEHDLHATFMPKPIAKINGSGMHTHISLFENGENAFHDDDDEFNLSETAKQFLQGILEHAPAITAVSNPTVNSYKRLVPGYEAPVYVAWSDRNRSALIRKPAARVPAASRIEARFPDPSCNPYLALAALIHAGLDGIERELEAPDPVRENIYEFDEQKREEYGIETLPSNLGEALDALEEDEVVQSALGEHIYEKFHEAKSQEYDDFRIDVSQWELDRYLETF; from the coding sequence ATGACGGACGAAAACGTATCTCCAGACGGGGGGTTGAGTGCCGAAGCGCAGGGAGTCATCGACGAGATCGAGGAGCAGAACGTCGATTTCCTCCGCCTGCAGTTCACCGACATTCTCGGGACGGTGAAGAACGTCGCCGTCCCGGCCAGTCAGGCCGAAAAGGCGTTCACCGAAGGCATCTACTTCGACGGATCGAGCATCGAAGGGTTCGTGCGCATCCAGGAGTCCGACATGCGCCTCAAGCCGGACCCGTCGACGTTCGCGATTCTGCCGTGGCGGCAGCGCGAGGAGGGCGCATCCGCCCGACTCATCTGCGACGTCATCAACACCTCGACGGGCGAACCGTTCAAGGGTGACCCCCGCTACGTGCTGAAGCAGGCTATCGCCCGCGCCGAAGAGATGGGCTACGACATCAACGCCGCGCCCGAACCCGAGTTCTTCCTCTTCGAGGAGGACGAGGAGGGCCGCGCGACGACGAAGACCAACGACGCCGGCGGCTACTTCGACCTCGCGCCGAAAGACCTCGCCTCCGACGTCCGTCGCGACATCATCTACGGCCTCGAATCGATGGGCTTCGAGATCGAAGCCAGCCACCACGAGGTCGCCGAGGGCCAACACGAGATCAACTTCACCTACGACGACGCGCTGACGACGGCCGACAACGTCGGCACGTTCCGCACGGTCGTTCGCGCCATCGCCGCCGAACACGACCTGCACGCGACGTTCATGCCAAAGCCCATCGCGAAGATCAACGGCTCGGGGATGCACACCCACATCTCGCTGTTCGAAAACGGCGAGAACGCGTTCCACGACGACGACGACGAGTTCAACCTCTCGGAGACCGCGAAACAGTTCCTCCAGGGCATCCTCGAACACGCGCCCGCCATCACCGCCGTCTCGAATCCGACGGTGAACAGCTACAAGCGCCTCGTCCCCGGCTACGAGGCCCCCGTCTACGTCGCCTGGTCCGACCGCAACCGCTCGGCGCTCATCCGCAAACCGGCCGCGCGCGTCCCGGCCGCGAGCCGTATCGAAGCGCGCTTCCCCGACCCGTCGTGTAACCCGTACCTCGCGCTCGCCGCGCTCATCCACGCCGGGCTCGACGGCATCGAGCGGGAACTCGAAGCGCCCGACCCCGTCCGCGAGAACATCTACGAGTTCGACGAACAGAAGCGCGAAGAGTACGGCATCGAGACGCTCCCGTCGAACCTCGGCGAGGCGCTCGACGCGCTCGAAGAGGACGAGGTCGTCCAGAGCGCGCTCGGCGAACACATCTACGAGAAGTTCCACGAGGCGAAGTCGCAGGAGTACGACGACTTCCGCATTGACGTCTCCCAGTGGGAGCTCGACCGCTACCTCGAAACGTTCTAA
- a CDS encoding phosphatase PAP2 family protein — translation MRGLGLTETLSNLPESAVAVFALLTQLGDVWFLFAVLGFLYLLAGERVASNPRRAGALLVALSIGALALTLALKAVFAFPRPPDAGTASIPTWIPPMLEAAYLDVATGSGFGFPSGHAIGTTVAYGGAAAVLDVWNRRKRTLVAGTVIGLVCLARLVLGVHYLVDVAVGVGVGMAYLAVALRIADGDPARAFAVAAVAAAVGLAAVAYSGVPSELGPVAMALGAAIAGGVVWGRLDASGTAVSFPVAVVGVVLSGVPWTTAYFAEPGLVASLVAGAVGISLLVALPTLAARVGGEKSGGGTSRTT, via the coding sequence ATGCGTGGACTGGGTCTCACCGAGACGCTCTCGAACCTTCCGGAGTCGGCCGTCGCCGTGTTCGCGCTCCTCACGCAACTCGGCGACGTCTGGTTTCTCTTCGCGGTACTCGGCTTCCTGTACTTACTCGCCGGCGAGCGAGTCGCCTCGAATCCCCGACGAGCGGGTGCGCTGCTGGTTGCGCTCTCCATCGGCGCGCTGGCGCTGACGCTCGCGCTGAAGGCGGTATTCGCGTTTCCGCGGCCGCCAGACGCGGGGACGGCGTCGATCCCGACGTGGATACCGCCGATGCTGGAGGCGGCGTACCTCGACGTCGCCACGGGCAGTGGCTTCGGATTTCCGAGCGGGCACGCCATCGGAACGACCGTCGCCTACGGCGGCGCGGCGGCGGTGCTCGACGTCTGGAACCGGCGCAAGCGGACGCTCGTCGCGGGGACGGTAATCGGCCTCGTCTGTCTCGCGCGACTCGTCCTCGGGGTCCACTATCTCGTGGACGTAGCCGTCGGCGTCGGCGTCGGGATGGCGTATCTCGCGGTGGCGCTCCGCATCGCCGACGGCGACCCCGCCCGCGCGTTCGCCGTCGCGGCAGTTGCGGCCGCGGTCGGACTCGCCGCGGTGGCGTACAGCGGCGTCCCATCGGAACTCGGTCCGGTTGCGATGGCGCTGGGCGCGGCGATAGCCGGCGGGGTCGTGTGGGGGCGTCTCGACGCCTCCGGAACGGCCGTCTCGTTCCCCGTGGCGGTCGTCGGCGTCGTCCTCTCGGGGGTGCCGTGGACGACCGCGTACTTCGCGGAACCGGGTCTGGTCGCCTCGCTCGTCGCGGGGGCGGTGGGAATCTCGCTTCTCGTGGCCTTGCCGACGCTGGCGGCGCGTGTCGGTGGCGAAAAAAGCGGCGGTGGAACGTCTCGGACGACCTGA
- a CDS encoding transcription initiation factor IIB — protein MSKTQATGCPECDGRLRKDSSETVCANCGLVVAADHIDHGPEWRSFADDETNPERTGAPLTRSRHDRGLSTEIGRSTRVKGRKRRRLARMRRQHNRARISSKRERNQVYAFTEIRRLTGALSLPDRVRDHACSLLRSAQNENLLRGRSLEGFSSACVYAACRVAGVSRTVDEVLDVARATENEHGAAYDALNRDLGLPVGPVSPAEYVPRFASELDLDSSVERRARELAAESHDSGLASGRNPSGVAAACLYAAARELDAAVTQQEAADTAGVTPVTLRSTYYDLRD, from the coding sequence ATGAGCAAGACACAGGCGACCGGTTGCCCCGAATGCGACGGCCGACTCCGGAAAGATAGCAGCGAGACGGTGTGTGCGAACTGTGGCCTCGTCGTCGCCGCCGACCACATCGACCACGGCCCCGAGTGGCGCTCGTTCGCCGACGACGAGACGAACCCCGAACGGACCGGCGCACCGCTGACGCGCTCGCGGCACGACCGCGGTCTCTCGACGGAGATCGGTCGGTCGACCCGTGTCAAAGGACGCAAGCGCCGCCGGTTGGCGCGGATGCGCCGCCAGCACAACCGCGCGCGCATCTCCTCGAAGCGCGAGCGAAACCAGGTGTACGCCTTCACCGAAATCCGCCGACTGACCGGCGCGCTGTCGCTGCCGGACCGCGTGCGCGACCACGCCTGTTCGCTGCTTCGCTCCGCGCAGAACGAGAACCTACTCCGCGGACGCTCGCTGGAGGGGTTCTCCTCGGCGTGCGTCTACGCCGCCTGCCGCGTCGCCGGCGTCTCGCGGACCGTCGACGAGGTGCTCGACGTCGCCCGCGCGACGGAGAACGAACACGGCGCGGCGTACGACGCGCTCAACCGCGACCTGGGGCTTCCGGTCGGGCCCGTTTCACCGGCCGAGTACGTCCCGCGCTTTGCGAGCGAGCTCGATTTGGACTCCTCGGTCGAACGCCGCGCCCGCGAACTCGCCGCCGAGAGCCACGACAGCGGCCTCGCGTCGGGTCGAAATCCGAGCGGCGTCGCCGCCGCCTGTCTCTACGCGGCCGCCCGCGAACTCGACGCGGCGGTGACCCAACAGGAGGCGGCCGACACCGCGGGTGTCACGCCCGTCACGCTCCGGAGCACCTACTACGACCTGCGCGACTGA
- a CDS encoding MinD/ParA family ATP-binding protein: protein MILAVVGGKGGVGKSTVAYNLAAALDEGGERRRSIVVDADLGMADLPSKRGPDLHDVLAGRAAPLEAVRHGPVDALACGRSLAGARAADLTSLAAALDPIEREYETVVVDCPAGMRADVGVPLALADACVVVASPKPFALADAVRSRELARELDSGLVGVVLNRVVDDAPERTVSRALGAPTETVRADPRVGESVEDERPVVTAAPGSEAAAAFRQVAAAVRVCER, encoded by the coding sequence GTGATTCTCGCCGTCGTCGGCGGGAAAGGCGGCGTCGGCAAGTCGACAGTCGCGTACAACCTGGCCGCGGCCCTCGACGAAGGTGGCGAGCGGAGACGGAGTATCGTCGTCGACGCGGACCTCGGGATGGCCGACCTCCCGTCGAAGCGGGGCCCCGACCTCCACGACGTGCTGGCGGGACGCGCCGCGCCGCTCGAAGCGGTTCGACACGGACCGGTCGACGCACTCGCGTGCGGGCGGTCGCTGGCCGGCGCGCGGGCGGCGGACCTCACGTCGTTGGCGGCGGCGCTGGACCCTATCGAGCGGGAGTACGAAACGGTCGTCGTCGACTGCCCGGCGGGGATGCGCGCCGATGTCGGCGTTCCGCTGGCGCTGGCGGACGCGTGCGTCGTTGTCGCCTCGCCGAAACCGTTCGCGCTCGCCGACGCGGTTCGGAGTCGGGAACTCGCCCGCGAGCTCGATTCGGGTCTCGTCGGCGTCGTGTTGAACCGCGTCGTCGACGACGCCCCCGAACGCACCGTCAGCCGAGCGCTGGGCGCGCCGACCGAAACCGTCCGCGCGGACCCGCGAGTCGGCGAGTCCGTCGAAGACGAGCGTCCCGTCGTTACCGCCGCTCCCGGGAGCGAGGCGGCAGCAGCGTTCCGGCAGGTCGCGGCGGCGGTTCGCGTCTGTGAGCGGTGA
- the prs gene encoding ribose-phosphate diphosphokinase, whose protein sequence is MIVSGSTSQALSAAIAAETDESLAVAEYDRFPDGELLASIPGFDGDRAVVVCATTSSDAHLELLQLQDAAREAGATEVVTVVPYMGYSRQDSAFKRGQPVSARAVARAIGSGTDRVVLVTPHEESVADFFDVPCETVDASSLLADPLPENLENPLFLGPDESAQELAECVRDVYGAGDTDYFEKTRDYDTGEVSVEPSDASVVDRDVVVVDDIIATGSTMSEAVGSLADRGANDVFATCVHPVLTGNARTKLAAAGIEAVYGTDTVERDVSAVSAASVVADAL, encoded by the coding sequence ATGATAGTGTCCGGTTCCACCTCGCAGGCGCTGTCGGCCGCGATCGCCGCCGAGACGGACGAGTCGCTGGCCGTCGCGGAGTACGACCGCTTCCCCGACGGCGAACTGCTCGCCTCGATTCCCGGGTTCGACGGCGACCGGGCCGTCGTCGTCTGCGCGACCACCTCCTCGGACGCGCATCTCGAACTGTTGCAGTTGCAGGACGCCGCCCGCGAGGCCGGCGCGACGGAAGTCGTCACCGTCGTCCCCTACATGGGGTATAGCCGACAGGACAGCGCGTTCAAACGGGGCCAACCGGTCTCCGCTCGCGCCGTCGCTCGCGCCATCGGTTCCGGCACCGACCGCGTCGTGCTCGTGACGCCGCACGAGGAGAGCGTCGCCGACTTTTTCGATGTCCCGTGCGAGACGGTCGACGCCTCGTCGCTGCTCGCCGACCCCTTGCCCGAGAATCTCGAAAACCCGCTGTTCCTCGGCCCGGATGAGAGCGCCCAGGAACTCGCCGAGTGCGTCCGCGACGTCTACGGCGCGGGTGACACCGACTACTTCGAGAAGACGCGCGACTACGACACCGGCGAGGTGAGCGTCGAACCGAGCGACGCCTCCGTCGTCGATCGGGACGTGGTGGTCGTCGACGACATCATCGCCACCGGTTCGACGATGAGCGAGGCGGTGGGTTCGCTCGCCGACCGGGGCGCGAACGACGTTTTCGCCACCTGCGTTCACCCGGTGCTCACGGGGAACGCGCGGACGAAGCTCGCCGCCGCGGGTATCGAGGCGGTGTACGGAACGGACACGGTCGAACGAGACGTGAGCGCGGTCAGCGCTGCGTCCGTCGTCGCCGACGCGCTCTGA
- a CDS encoding HIT family protein, whose protein sequence is MADDCIFCKIVAGDIPGRTVYETEDVLAFLDANPLAAGHTLVVPKDHAERLDDLSADDAAELFAAVHELTPRVESAVDADAVTVGVNDGSAAGQEVPHVHVHLVPRFDGDGGGPIHAVAGERPDLSDEELDAIADDIAE, encoded by the coding sequence ATGGCCGACGACTGTATCTTCTGCAAAATCGTCGCAGGCGACATCCCCGGACGAACCGTCTACGAAACTGAGGACGTGCTGGCGTTTCTCGACGCGAACCCGCTGGCGGCGGGCCACACGCTCGTCGTCCCGAAAGACCACGCCGAGCGACTCGACGACCTCTCGGCGGACGACGCGGCCGAGCTGTTCGCGGCGGTCCACGAACTCACCCCGCGCGTGGAGTCGGCCGTCGACGCCGACGCGGTCACCGTCGGCGTCAACGACGGCAGCGCCGCCGGCCAGGAGGTCCCGCACGTCCACGTCCACCTCGTCCCGCGCTTCGACGGCGACGGCGGCGGCCCGATTCACGCCGTCGCCGGCGAGCGACCCGACCTCTCGGACGAGGAACTCGACGCCATCGCCGACGACATCGCCGAGTGA
- a CDS encoding uracil-DNA glycosylase, protein MPTHPDEREKNVLEPECGRCPALVESRTCISWGNGPVDADVVVVGEAPGAGDPDADTWKGGNHTGFAYTSKHSGRRVRSLFESLGYAERTYYTNAVNCFPEGDDGSNREPTPGERRSCRVHLETELGQVSPELVVTTGKHATATLLAFDDESLDGFLDRVLEPFDSRTLGVRVLPLLHPSYQEVWLSRLGYTTETYRDAIAEHLP, encoded by the coding sequence ATGCCCACCCACCCCGACGAACGCGAGAAGAACGTCCTCGAACCGGAGTGTGGACGCTGTCCCGCGCTCGTCGAGTCGCGCACCTGTATCTCGTGGGGTAACGGACCCGTAGACGCCGACGTGGTCGTCGTCGGCGAAGCCCCCGGCGCGGGCGACCCGGACGCCGACACGTGGAAGGGCGGTAACCACACCGGCTTTGCCTACACCTCCAAACACTCCGGGCGTCGCGTCCGTTCGCTGTTCGAGTCGCTCGGCTATGCCGAGCGGACGTACTACACGAACGCAGTGAACTGCTTTCCCGAGGGCGACGACGGGTCGAACCGCGAACCGACGCCCGGGGAGCGGCGTAGCTGCCGCGTCCACCTCGAAACCGAACTCGGACAGGTGTCGCCCGAGCTCGTCGTCACGACCGGTAAACACGCGACGGCGACGCTTCTGGCATTCGACGACGAGAGCCTGGACGGCTTCCTCGACCGGGTGTTAGAGCCATTCGACTCCCGGACCCTCGGCGTCCGCGTGCTGCCGCTCTTGCACCCGTCGTATCAGGAGGTGTGGCTCTCGCGGTTGGGTTACACGACGGAGACGTACCGCGATGCAATCGCCGAGCACCTGCCCTGA
- a CDS encoding YihY/virulence factor BrkB family protein, with amino-acid sequence MSSASLNSSSGYLGTARAIVTEVQEREVTFLAASISYYAFVSLIPLLVLAVVLAGLVGGESLRTEVMALAEQYLVPSAQDAVVSALTDQAAQGGLGVVSLLLTTWGALKLFRGVDTAFSRVYGSETGGIADQVKDGLIVIGAIGAGVVGVITVSAVIALLPIPYIGLIGPLMLLLTLCVAFFPLYYVFPDVDVTPREVLPGTVFAAVGWSVLGAVFGIYAAASSGVGGLLGGILLLLTWFYFGGTIILVGAVVNAVLSNRLTDRQVQQEGARQEKPTDMSEEEVKRDEDVEPSGAPDISELSRRVEELQAELDAFESDVDERTVKKPELEAELKRYVRGRMRRGKARGWGPYLVLLYGTVLTLGAFYYLGEAPLIAVLAMLIIFLSTLGLYVIFVVVGVGLNALGVPSRAADWVRKRRS; translated from the coding sequence GTGTCATCGGCATCTCTCAACTCGTCTTCCGGTTACCTCGGTACCGCGCGGGCCATCGTGACGGAGGTGCAGGAGCGCGAAGTGACGTTTCTGGCAGCGAGCATCTCCTACTACGCGTTCGTCTCGCTGATACCGCTGTTAGTGCTCGCCGTCGTCCTCGCGGGACTCGTCGGGGGCGAATCGCTGAGAACCGAAGTCATGGCGCTGGCCGAGCAGTACCTCGTTCCGTCGGCGCAGGATGCGGTTGTCAGCGCACTGACCGACCAGGCGGCTCAGGGCGGCCTCGGCGTGGTGAGTCTCCTCCTCACGACGTGGGGTGCGCTCAAACTGTTCCGCGGCGTCGACACCGCCTTCTCGCGGGTGTACGGCTCCGAAACCGGCGGCATCGCCGACCAAGTGAAGGACGGTCTCATCGTCATCGGTGCCATCGGCGCGGGCGTCGTCGGCGTCATCACCGTCAGTGCGGTCATCGCTCTGCTGCCGATTCCGTATATCGGTCTCATCGGACCGCTCATGCTGCTTCTGACGCTCTGTGTGGCGTTCTTCCCGCTGTACTACGTCTTTCCGGACGTGGACGTCACCCCCAGAGAGGTGCTCCCAGGAACGGTGTTCGCCGCCGTCGGGTGGTCGGTTCTGGGCGCGGTGTTCGGCATCTACGCCGCCGCCTCCAGCGGCGTCGGCGGGCTGCTCGGCGGTATCCTGCTGCTTCTCACCTGGTTCTACTTCGGCGGCACCATCATCCTCGTCGGCGCGGTGGTGAATGCCGTTCTCTCGAACCGTCTCACGGACCGGCAGGTACAACAGGAAGGGGCCCGACAGGAGAAACCAACCGACATGTCCGAGGAGGAGGTCAAACGGGACGAGGACGTCGAACCGAGCGGTGCGCCTGACATCTCCGAACTGTCGCGTCGGGTCGAGGAGCTACAGGCGGAGCTCGACGCCTTCGAGTCGGACGTCGACGAGCGAACCGTCAAGAAACCGGAGTTGGAAGCAGAGCTCAAACGGTACGTCCGCGGCCGAATGCGCCGCGGGAAGGCCCGCGGCTGGGGTCCGTACCTCGTGCTCCTCTACGGGACGGTGCTGACGCTCGGGGCGTTCTACTACCTCGGCGAAGCGCCGCTCATCGCCGTGCTGGCGATGCTCATCATCTTCCTGTCGACGCTCGGTCTCTACGTCATCTTCGTCGTCGTCGGCGTCGGGCTCAACGCGCTCGGCGTTCCGAGTCGGGCCGCCGACTGGGTCCGCAAGCGACGCTCCTAA
- a CDS encoding tRNA (guanine(26)-N(2))-dimethyltransferase — protein MQIREGGVDIEVADSRDGASEGAGDGVFFNPTQELNRDVTVATLRAYREREPRAETYLDGMTASGIRAVRAAADGWRVTGADIDSEAIELARSNLERNGLEGEIVERNVNALLYGDREVYDVVDVDPFGTPIPFADAALSNARNLVCVTATDTAPLCGAHQNSGIRKYSTLPQNTDFHAEMGLRVLLSALVRTAARYDIAAKPVLSHVSRHYARTYLELDHRATSADALVEQLGYVHSCEDCLARTHEFGLLSHPPETCPHCESNRLLSAGPIWLGETAESEFALSVRSHLDDEMETKKRAARMLSAIAEELDEPTHYDQHRLCKQWNRSANAMDEFLSDLRDAGFEASKAHYSGTAFKTNASVAEMREATRPE, from the coding sequence ATGCAGATACGCGAAGGCGGCGTCGACATCGAAGTCGCCGACTCCCGCGACGGGGCCAGCGAGGGCGCGGGCGACGGGGTGTTCTTCAACCCGACGCAGGAACTGAACCGCGACGTGACGGTGGCGACGCTCCGCGCGTACAGAGAGCGAGAACCGCGCGCGGAGACGTACCTCGACGGGATGACCGCGAGCGGAATTCGCGCCGTCCGCGCCGCCGCCGACGGCTGGCGCGTCACGGGTGCGGACATCGATTCGGAGGCTATCGAGCTCGCGCGGTCGAATTTGGAGCGGAACGGGCTGGAGGGCGAGATCGTCGAACGGAACGTCAACGCCCTCCTCTACGGGGACCGCGAGGTGTACGACGTGGTCGACGTCGACCCGTTCGGGACGCCCATCCCCTTCGCGGACGCGGCGCTGTCGAACGCGCGGAATCTGGTCTGCGTCACCGCCACCGACACCGCGCCGCTCTGCGGGGCGCACCAGAACAGCGGCATCCGAAAGTACTCGACGCTCCCGCAGAACACCGACTTCCACGCCGAGATGGGGCTTCGCGTCCTCCTGTCGGCGCTGGTTCGGACCGCCGCGCGCTACGATATCGCGGCGAAGCCCGTTCTCTCGCACGTGTCGCGTCACTACGCGCGGACCTATCTCGAACTCGACCACCGCGCGACGAGCGCCGACGCGCTCGTCGAGCAGTTGGGCTACGTCCACAGCTGCGAGGACTGCCTCGCCCGGACGCACGAGTTCGGTCTGCTGTCGCATCCGCCGGAGACGTGTCCCCACTGCGAGAGCAACCGCCTGCTGTCGGCCGGGCCGATATGGCTCGGCGAAACTGCCGAAAGCGAGTTCGCGCTGTCGGTCCGCTCGCACCTCGACGACGAGATGGAGACGAAAAAACGCGCGGCGCGGATGCTGTCGGCCATCGCCGAGGAGCTGGACGAACCGACGCACTACGACCAGCATCGGCTCTGCAAGCAGTGGAACCGCTCGGCGAACGCGATGGACGAGTTCCTCTCGGACCTCAGAGACGCCGGGTTCGAGGCGTCGAAGGCCCACTACAGCGGCACCGCGTTCAAGACGAACGCGAGCGTCGCCGAGATGCGCGAGGCGACGCGACCGGAGTGA